One segment of Babesia bigemina genome assembly Bbig001, chromosome : II DNA contains the following:
- a CDS encoding membrane protein, putative, translated as MKTGVCSGVLALWLLSVADVYAIEESAGSGALAMQNEESTPYSYFLESELDNTYERGDDSSLYEIPDDDALTTMSLLDLAGAPDLLESADGEFSDESDFSFLEERDEEDEFNGESFLEADDDDMFDFDASFMEAEEDENPADELSSGIDEELEDAEATNTEFLDSEPTSYVPIRHRMTAKKCNNHLNNNVQPAVEGVQDAKAAMLQQDEVAETSSSGSFFKRNRAVIIVGVVLLISAAIGICTFKYPPPCVAAAKERIRGYFNRENDRNSVLPEVTETEPLVAQ; from the coding sequence ATGAAGACAGGCGTATGTTCTGGCGTGCTAGCGCTCTGGCTGCTCTCTGTCGCCGATGTGTACGCAATAGAGGAGTCAGCTGGCTCTGGTGCGCTGGCCATGCAGAACGAGGAATCTACACCTTACAGCTACTTTCTCGAGAGCGAGCTCGACAACACCTACGAGCGGGGCGATGACAGCAGCCTGTACGAGATCCCCGACGATGACGCCTTGACGACCATGTCGCTGCTCGACCTCGCCGGAGCGCCTGACCTCTTGGAGTCCGCCGACGGTGAGTTCTCCGACGAGTCCGACTTTTCGTTTTTGGAGGAGcgcgacgaggaggatgaaTTCAACGGCGAGTCCTTCCTGGAGGCCGATGATGACGACATGTTCGACTTCGACGCCTCCTTCATGGAAGCTGAAGAGGATGAGAACCCCGCCGACGAGCTCAGCTCCGGCATCGATGAGGAGCTTGAAGATGCGGAAGCTACCAACACCGAGTTCCTCGACTCCGAACCCACCAGCTACGTGCCCATCCGCCACCGCATGACCGCTAAAAAGTGCAACAACCACCTTAACAACAATGTCCAGCCTGCCGTGGAAGGCGTCCAGGACGCTAAGGCGGccatgctgcagcaggatgAAGTTGCGGAAACCTCATCCTCTGGATCGTTCTTCAAAAGGAACCGCGCCGTCATCATCGTTGGAGTGGTGTTGTTGATCTCCGCTGCTATTGGCATCTGCACCTTTAAGTACCCGCCACCCTgcgtcgccgccgccaaggaACGCATTCGCGGCTACTTCAACCGCGAAAACGACCGCAACAGCGTGCTGCCCGAGGTGACAGAAACCGAGCCCTTGGTGGCTCAGTGA
- a CDS encoding C-terminal domain of adenylylcyclase associated domain containing protein,putative: MASDGENSAMISLPSRMGTQRHITGEPTFELLGDVWTIANQRDTTLDLSRATRTQSVQVCECDHVKLIIPDKIVSLSIVTCNNVDVDMHSSISGLELTDCTGIKIRVKSSLPSASIDKCQQVGFWITSANAEYIMFASCKSGDMNVNVNRNTSGNVDEDDWVERPIPEQFESRFNSKLQLDTKPSMLY; this comes from the exons ATGGCTTCTGACGGCGAGAACTCCGCAATGATAAGCCTGCCCAGCAGGATGGGCACGCAGCGACACATTACTGGCG AACCCACATTCGAGCTATTGGGAGACGTCTGGACGATCGCCAACCAGCGGGACACGACTCTCGACCTTTCACGTGCTACCCGCACCCAGTCCGTGCAGGTCTGCGAATGCGACCACGTGAAGCTCATCATTCCCGACAAGATCGTCTCCCTCTCGATCGTCACCTGCAACAACGTGGATGTCGATATGCACTCCTCCATTTCCGGTCTGGAGCTCACTGATTGCACTGGCATTAAGATCCGCGTTAAGAGCAGCCTGCCTTCGGCTTCCATCGACAAGTGCCAGCAGGTCGGGTTCTGGATCACGAGCGCGAACGCGGAGTACATCATGTTCGCGTCGTGCAAGTCGGGCGACATGAACGTGAACGTGAACCGCAACACGAGCGGCAAcgtcgacgaggacgacTGGGTGGAGAGGCCGATCCCCGAGCAGTTCGAGAGCCGCTTCAACTCCAAATTGCAGCTCGACACCAAGCCTTCCATGTTGTACTAA